A genomic segment from Phragmites australis chromosome 6, lpPhrAust1.1, whole genome shotgun sequence encodes:
- the LOC133922787 gene encoding ribosomal RNA small subunit methyltransferase, chloroplastic — protein sequence MVALTSLSPAAPRPSPSPATPRRRPPSPHLPNSSLLARICRAATVTSATPGTDDYHYTIRSLNSRGRHAPRKSLGQNYMLNSKVNEELVAAAGVEEGDVVLEIGPGTGSLTAALLEAGATVFAVEKDKHMATLVKDRFGSTERLKIIEEDITKFHIRSHFLPFMKEKYHATKQHAKVVSNLPFNVSTEVVKLLLPMGDVFSVVVLMLQDETAARLADASIQTPEYRPINLFVNFYSEPEYRFRVERENFFPRPKVNGAVISFKLKNIEDYPPVGSHKSFFSMVNSAFNGKRKMLRKSLQHLCSSAEIEAALHNIGLPVTARPSDLMLDDFVRLHNHLAKV from the exons ATGGTGGCGCTCACCTCCTTATCCCCAGCGGCACCGCGTCCTTCTCCGTCTCCGGCgactcctcgccgccggccaccgtCACCTCATCTCCCTAACTCCTCACTTCTCGCCCGAATCTGCCGCGCCGCGACTGTCACATCTGCCACCCCTGGCACCGACGACTACCACTATACCATCCGCTCCCTCAACTCCCGCGGCCGCCACGCCCCCCGCAAATCCCTCGGGCAG AACTACATGCTGAACTCGAAGGTGAACGAGGagctggtggcggcggcgggggtggaGGAAGGGGACGTCGTGCTCGAGATCGGCCCGGGAACCGGGTCGCTCACCGCCGCGCTGCTCGAGGCCGGAGCTACCGTCTTCGCCGTCGAGAAG GATAAGCATATGGCTACCCTTGTGAAAGATAGGTTTGGATCTACAGAACGATTGAAG ATCATTGAAGAAGATATCACAAAATTTCATATCCGCTCCCATTTTCTTCCTTTCATGAAGGAGAAATACCATGCCACAAAACAACATGCAAAG GTTGTGTCAAACTTACCATTCAATGTCAGCACCGAAGTTGTCAAACTACTTCTCCCAATGGGGGATGTTTTCTCTGTCGTGGTGCTTATGCTTCAG GATGAAACAGCAGCGCGTCTTGCAGATGCTTCGATACAAACACCAGAGTACCGACCTATCAATTTGTTTGTGAATTTCTACTCAG AACCTGAATACAGGTTCAGAGTTGAGAGAGAAAATTTTTTCCCTCGACCAAAG GTTAATGGTGCTGTTATCAGCTTTAAATTGAAGAATATTGAGGACTATCCGCCAGTTGGTTCCCACAAAAGCTTCTTTTCAATG GTGAATTCCGCTTTCAATGGAAAGCGCAAGATGCTTAGGAAATCACTTCAGCACCTATGCTCTTCTGCTGAGATTGAGGCCGCTCTCCACAACATTGGTCTTCCGGTTACA GCTAGACCTTCTGATCTGATGTTGGACGATTTCGTGAGATTGCACAATCATCTCGCAAAAGTATGA
- the LOC133922786 gene encoding glutathione S-transferase T3-like yields MDGFLELMSEQNIEDNGPYWDDSQFVSPHEEKQLSHVEAGASQKAKKARSKNFSVKEDNMLVSAWLEVSLDAIQGNEQSRATYWQRITDYFHENKDFASDRNSNSLQHRWSIILEGVNRFCGCYVQIQNRRQSGVTEQDKVMHACELYKSKDPKGRSFGLLHCWNILQHEQKWKDRCVQKKQKTSSTGSLSSTPETNESHLEDDGEGHTSEPVVRPGGRKAEKERQRRGKNPVSPGDNLYMEALENMWAKKKEAEALKEVAKKERYDERLALEKKKIELKEQDIALRRRIEDDKVMNMDLSGMSERQRQYYTSLQDEIIARRFGTGSG; encoded by the exons ATGGATGGTTTTTTGGAATTGATGAGTGAACAAAACATTGAAGACAATGGACCGTATTGGGATGATAGTCAATTTGTAAGCCCACATGAGGAGAAACAACTGTCACATGTAGAAGCTGGTGCGTCCCAAAAAGCAAAAAAGGCTAGATCAAAAAATTTCAGTGTAAAAGAAGACAACATGTTGGTGTCGGCATGGCTAGAAGTTAGTTTGGATGCTATACAAGGGAATGAACAATCCCGTGCTACGTATTGGCAAAGAATTACTGATTATTTTCACGAGAACAAGGACTTTGCATCTGATCGTAATTCCAATTCTCTCCAGCACCGTTGGTCTATCATACTAGAAGGTGTTAACCGGTTTTGTGGATGTTATGTCCAAATTCAAAACAGGAGGCAAAGCGGCGTGACAGAACAAGATAAG gtaatgcatgcatgtgaattgtaTAAGTCAAAAGACCCCAAGGGCAGATCGTTCGGATTGTTGCATTGTTGGAATATCTTGCAGCACGAGCAAAAGTGGAAGGATAGGTGCGTTCAGAAAAAACAGAAGACATCCAGCACTGGAAGTCTGTCGTCCACTCCTGAGACCAACGAGAGTCATCTAGAGGATGATGGGGAGGGTCATACTTCAGAGCCTGTGGTTAGGCCAGGAGGTAGGAAGGCGGAGAAAGAGCGACAACGGCGAGGTAAAAATCCTGTCTCTCCTGGAGATAATCTTTACATGGAAGCGTTGGAAAATATGTGGGCTAAGAAGAAAGAGGCAGAAGCCCTGAAAGAGGTTGCAAAAAAAGAGCGCTATGATGAGAGACTTGcacttgagaagaaaaagattgaaCTGAAGGAACAAGATATTGCGTTAAGGAGAAGGATTGAAGATGATAAGgtgatgaatatggatcttagTGGTATGAGTGAGCGACAACGACAATACTATACGAGTTTGCAGGATGAGATCATCGCTCGGCGGTTTGGCACAGGCTCGGGTTGA